Proteins from one Chloroflexota bacterium genomic window:
- a CDS encoding DUF1294 domain-containing protein has protein sequence MTRESEPHRPEGRADPKAIFATIATIIAGILYVIFHLATDGHIYVAWLAAWSGATFFLYGFDKFQAEQGGLRVPKMVLHVLALLGGFLGGWAGMFVFWHKVRHLDFWAVLLLSTLIHTGLVYSFTQFLH, from the coding sequence ATGACTCGAGAGAGTGAACCCCATCGCCCCGAAGGCCGGGCAGATCCCAAGGCCATCTTCGCCACCATCGCCACCATCATAGCAGGTATCCTGTACGTCATTTTCCATCTCGCCACCGATGGGCACATCTACGTCGCCTGGCTGGCGGCCTGGAGTGGGGCGACGTTCTTCCTCTATGGCTTTGACAAGTTCCAGGCAGAGCAGGGGGGATTGCGCGTGCCGAAGATGGTGTTACACGTGCTGGCTCTGCTGGGGGGCTTTCTCGGGGGATGGGCTGGCATGTTCGTCTTCTGGCACAAAGTGCGACACCTCGACTTCTGGGCTGTCCTCCTCCTCAGCACGCTGATCCACACCGGCCTCGTGTACTCGTTTACTCAGTTCCTGCATTAA
- a CDS encoding serine/threonine-protein phosphatase, which translates to MIERPHGGLSLVLADGQRSGKPAKRVSNLVVRKAISLLAEGVRDGAAARAAHDYLHTHYEAKVSATLNIVSVDLVTRTIVISRNSHCPAYVWSRGQMRVLNEPSQPIGIYPRTRPVITELEIVAPTYAVVFTDGVLDAGSREGKSLDVAALIGEFAPSGGAAQALADEILRRCLELDRGRPADDTSVLVLAVLPRTSTDEARRMTVRFPM; encoded by the coding sequence ATGATCGAGCGGCCCCACGGCGGGCTCTCCCTCGTTCTGGCCGATGGGCAGCGTAGCGGTAAACCGGCCAAACGCGTCAGCAACCTGGTGGTGCGCAAGGCCATCTCCCTCCTGGCCGAGGGCGTGCGCGACGGGGCTGCTGCCCGCGCCGCCCACGACTATTTGCATACCCACTACGAGGCCAAGGTCTCGGCGACGCTCAACATTGTCTCGGTGGATCTGGTAACCCGCACCATTGTCATCTCGCGCAATAGCCACTGCCCGGCCTATGTCTGGTCTCGGGGCCAGATGCGAGTCCTCAACGAGCCCAGTCAACCCATCGGCATCTACCCTCGCACCCGGCCGGTCATCACCGAGTTGGAGATCGTCGCCCCTACCTATGCGGTGGTCTTCACCGATGGCGTGCTGGACGCCGGCAGCCGGGAGGGGAAATCCCTAGACGTGGCTGCGCTGATCGGGGAGTTCGCCCCAAGTGGTGGGGCGGCTCAGGCTCTGGCCGACGAGATATTGCGGCGTTGTTTGGAGTTGGACCGAGGTCGCCCGGCAGATGACACCAGCGTATTGGTGCTGGCCGTTCTGCCGCGCACCTCGACGGACGAGGCGCGGCGCATGACCGTGCGCTTCCCGATGTGA
- a CDS encoding TIGR04076 family protein, translated as MPDKQRIVIRVTEIQGRGECHLGHKVGDCWEYPDDVNKMCGMLLHTIYPDIRVLRFGGSFPWDEDPDRHYLCCPDPHNPVVVEIARLSE; from the coding sequence ATGCCTGACAAGCAGAGGATCGTGATCAGAGTAACGGAGATCCAGGGACGGGGGGAGTGCCATCTCGGGCATAAGGTCGGCGATTGCTGGGAATACCCCGATGATGTGAACAAGATGTGCGGGATGCTGCTGCACACCATCTACCCGGATATCCGGGTCCTGCGCTTCGGCGGCAGTTTCCCCTGGGACGAAGACCCCGATAGGCACTACCTCTGTTGCCCTGACCCCCATAACCCCGTGGTCGTGGAGATCGCCCGCCTGAGCGAGTGA
- a CDS encoding CCA tRNA nucleotidyltransferase produces the protein MSPYTFHEPLAASDPLLAATAAFLRAQAPRAYLVGGWIRDRLLGLLCHDLDFAVDGDALSLARRLADELRGAYVVLDAERGAARVVVSCGGVQTLVDLTRLQGPDILADLAGRDFTVNAMAVEVGELDAPGATLMDPYGGLWDLEAGVLRMVSPTAFQDDPLRILRAVRLAGALGMTVEPGTEQAMATAAPLLTRPSGERVRDELAQILVLPNAGDRLRHLDKVGALTVVFPELEPLRGLAQPPPHYYDALSHSLAAVDALEAVLELHGTRHGVANGGLAGETLAPFLGRLRQHLEIPLVGGRPRMVLLKLAALLHDLGKPATVHTVEDGEAFAGHEALGAALAAGVLERLRFGVREIRLGHAIVTWHNRPSYYKRHPSDPRLDAYRFFRETEEAGIDVLLLSLADHLATRGPNLDREQWRWHLSVVGSLLRAYYEDYDRVVNPPALVDGHLLMSALQLSPGPEVGRLLEAIREAQVVGQITTPEEAVNLARTMIQSREEESHA, from the coding sequence ATGAGCCCCTACACTTTTCACGAACCCTTGGCTGCCAGTGACCCGCTCTTGGCTGCCACGGCAGCCTTTTTGCGTGCCCAGGCACCGCGCGCCTACTTAGTGGGCGGCTGGATACGCGATCGCCTGCTCGGCCTCCTCTGTCATGACCTCGATTTCGCCGTGGACGGCGATGCCCTTTCGCTGGCCCGTCGTCTGGCCGATGAACTGCGTGGCGCTTACGTCGTCCTGGACGCGGAACGGGGGGCGGCGCGGGTGGTAGTGTCCTGTGGCGGGGTGCAAACGCTCGTGGATTTGACCCGCCTCCAGGGGCCAGACATCCTGGCCGACCTGGCCGGGCGAGATTTCACGGTCAATGCCATGGCTGTGGAAGTGGGAGAGTTGGATGCGCCTGGCGCGACACTGATGGACCCCTACGGGGGTCTGTGGGACTTGGAGGCTGGCGTCCTGCGCATGGTCAGCCCGACCGCCTTTCAGGATGACCCGCTGCGTATCCTGCGTGCCGTGCGCCTGGCCGGGGCACTGGGGATGACCGTCGAGCCCGGCACCGAACAGGCGATGGCCACCGCTGCCCCGCTTCTCACTCGGCCCTCAGGGGAGCGCGTGCGAGATGAATTAGCACAGATCCTGGTGCTCCCCAACGCCGGCGATCGGCTGCGCCATCTGGACAAAGTGGGTGCCCTGACGGTGGTTTTCCCTGAATTAGAACCCCTGCGTGGGCTGGCCCAACCGCCACCCCATTACTACGACGCTCTCTCTCACTCGCTGGCCGCAGTGGATGCACTGGAGGCGGTGTTAGAACTGCATGGCACGCGCCACGGGGTTGCCAACGGCGGTCTGGCTGGGGAGACATTGGCTCCTTTCCTGGGCCGACTGCGCCAACATTTAGAGATACCACTGGTTGGGGGACGACCTCGGATGGTGCTGCTCAAACTGGCGGCGTTGCTGCACGATCTGGGCAAACCGGCCACCGTGCATACAGTGGAAGATGGCGAGGCCTTCGCTGGGCATGAAGCCCTGGGCGCGGCACTGGCGGCAGGGGTGCTGGAGCGACTGCGCTTCGGGGTCCGCGAAATCCGGCTCGGCCACGCCATCGTAACCTGGCACAATCGCCCTTCATATTACAAACGCCACCCCAGCGACCCCAGGCTCGATGCCTACCGCTTCTTCCGCGAGACCGAGGAGGCAGGGATAGACGTGCTGCTGCTCTCCCTGGCAGATCATCTTGCCACGCGAGGGCCTAATCTAGACCGGGAGCAATGGCGTTGGCATCTGAGCGTTGTGGGGTCACTATTGCGTGCCTATTATGAGGATTACGACCGGGTGGTGAATCCGCCTGCTCTGGTGGATGGCCACTTGCTGATGAGTGCGCTGCAATTGTCGCCTGGGCCCGAGGTGGGGCGGCTGTTAGAGGCCATTCGCGAAGCCCAGGTGGTCGGTCAAATCACCACGCCGGAGGAGGCTGTGAACCTGGCACGGACCATGATACAATCCCGGGAGGAGGAATCACATGCCTGA
- a CDS encoding NUDIX domain-containing protein — MKRRVQVHSTVREYDGFFKIDRAEVSYERFDGRMSPPVTRYVFERGDSVGVLLYHPGRDSVILTEQFRYPAHVHGGPGWLIEIVAGMIEEGSDPLSTAKRELLEEAGYEVQRLEHAATFYLSPGGSSERLHLYIGEVSDGAKIAAGGGIGGDEDLRVLEVPLSQALDMVRDGRIADAKTIIALQWLALSLGAAGQR; from the coding sequence ATGAAACGACGTGTCCAAGTCCATTCTACGGTGCGGGAATATGACGGCTTCTTCAAGATAGACCGCGCCGAGGTCTCCTACGAGCGCTTCGATGGGCGGATGAGTCCGCCGGTCACGCGCTACGTATTTGAGCGCGGCGACTCCGTGGGTGTGTTGCTCTATCATCCTGGGCGCGATAGCGTCATCCTCACCGAGCAGTTCCGCTATCCGGCTCACGTGCATGGCGGCCCGGGCTGGCTGATCGAGATCGTGGCTGGCATGATCGAGGAGGGGAGCGACCCACTGAGCACAGCCAAGCGCGAGTTGTTAGAGGAGGCGGGCTACGAGGTGCAGCGTCTGGAACACGCGGCTACCTTTTACCTCTCACCCGGCGGTTCCTCGGAGCGACTCCATCTCTATATAGGTGAAGTGAGTGACGGGGCGAAGATCGCCGCTGGGGGAGGCATCGGCGGCGACGAAGACTTACGGGTACTGGAAGTCCCCCTCTCCCAGGCGCTGGATATGGTGCGCGATGGGCGCATTGCTGATGCCAAGACCATCATCGCCCTCCAGTGGCTGGCCCTCTCCCTGGGGGCCGCTGGCCAGCGATGA
- a CDS encoding DUF2442 domain-containing protein has product MRTVISVKVLEPYKLSLTFDNGVTRVVNLRPLLYGPVFEPLLDPAEFAKVEVDPVLGTIVWPNGADFSPEFLYECVSDTIATPAER; this is encoded by the coding sequence ATGCGCACAGTTATCTCGGTGAAGGTGCTGGAACCTTATAAACTAAGCCTGACCTTTGACAATGGTGTGACTCGGGTGGTAAACCTGCGGCCGTTGCTCTACGGGCCCGTGTTTGAACCCCTCCTTGACCCGGCGGAATTCGCCAAAGTCGAAGTGGACCCAGTGTTAGGAACCATTGTCTGGCCCAACGGTGCCGACTTCAGCCCTGAGTTTCTGTATGAATGCGTCTCGGACACTATTGCTACACCAGCCGAGCGTTGA